The following are encoded in a window of Aromatoleum petrolei genomic DNA:
- a CDS encoding OsmC domain/YcaO domain-containing protein, with protein MEIKVNFLDKLRLEAKFDDFTVVADQPIRYKGDGSAPGPFDYFLASSALCAAYFVKLYCDTRNIPTENIRLSQNNIVDPEDRYKQIFKIQVELPENISATDRQGILRSVERCTVKRVVQTGPEFVIEEVENLDADAQALLTLNPDSDVSTYIAGKDLPLEKTIANMSGVLADLGIKIEIASWRNLVPNVWSLHIRDAHSPMCFTNGKGATKESALASALGEFIERLNCNHFYNDQFWGEDIANAAFVHYPNERWFIPGPDDALPTEILDEYCLQIYNPDGELRGSHLYDTNSGNVQRGICSLPYVRQSDGAVVYFPANLIDNLFLSNGMSAGNSLAEAQVQCLSEIFERAVKREILEGEIALPDVPNEVLKKYPGILAGIEELEKQGFPVLVKDASLGGEFPVMCVTLMNPRTGGVFASFGAHPSLEVALERSLTELLQGRSFEGLNDLPQPTFESNAVTEPNNFVEHFIDSSGVVSWRFFSSKADYDFVEWDFSGQGANSNAEEAATLFGILEDMGKEVYMAVHDQLGATACRILVPGYSEVYPVEDLIWDNTNKALLFRADILNLHRLDDASLGALLERLEDSELDDYTDIITLIGIEFDENTAWGQLTLLELKLLINLALKQFEAAKEQVEAFLQYNENTAERGLLYQALNVVLEVLLDDDLELDDYEVNFRRMFGNPRMDAVIGAVDGSVRFFGLTPTSTKLEGLDRHQRLIDSYKKLHIARANMAA; from the coding sequence ATGGAAATTAAGGTCAATTTTCTCGACAAGCTTCGTCTTGAAGCCAAATTTGATGACTTCACAGTGGTGGCCGATCAGCCTATCCGCTATAAGGGCGATGGCTCGGCGCCTGGCCCGTTTGATTATTTTCTGGCTTCGTCGGCTTTGTGTGCGGCGTATTTTGTGAAGTTGTACTGCGATACTCGCAATATTCCTACCGAAAACATTCGCCTGTCGCAGAACAATATTGTTGATCCGGAAGACCGCTACAAGCAGATTTTCAAGATTCAGGTCGAGTTGCCAGAGAATATCTCCGCCACAGACCGCCAGGGCATTTTGCGTTCCGTCGAGCGTTGCACGGTAAAGAGGGTGGTGCAAACCGGGCCTGAGTTTGTAATTGAAGAAGTTGAAAATCTGGATGCCGACGCTCAGGCCTTGCTGACACTGAATCCGGATTCAGACGTAAGCACCTACATTGCTGGAAAGGATCTGCCGCTGGAGAAGACTATCGCCAATATGTCGGGCGTGTTGGCAGACCTGGGCATCAAGATTGAGATCGCTTCGTGGCGCAATCTTGTTCCTAACGTGTGGTCGCTGCATATTCGGGATGCGCACTCGCCGATGTGTTTTACCAATGGCAAGGGTGCTACCAAAGAAAGCGCGCTGGCGTCGGCATTGGGCGAATTTATCGAGCGTCTGAATTGCAATCATTTTTACAACGACCAGTTCTGGGGGGAAGACATTGCCAACGCGGCGTTTGTGCATTACCCGAACGAGCGTTGGTTCATACCCGGCCCTGACGATGCGCTGCCGACCGAAATTCTCGACGAGTACTGCCTGCAGATTTACAACCCCGATGGCGAATTGCGTGGCTCGCATTTGTACGACACCAACTCCGGCAATGTGCAGCGCGGCATCTGTTCGCTGCCGTATGTTCGTCAGTCGGACGGCGCGGTGGTGTATTTTCCCGCCAATCTGATCGACAATTTATTCCTCAGCAATGGCATGAGTGCCGGCAATTCGCTGGCCGAGGCACAGGTGCAATGCCTATCGGAAATCTTCGAGCGGGCGGTAAAGCGCGAAATCCTGGAAGGCGAAATCGCGCTGCCCGATGTGCCGAACGAAGTGTTGAAAAAATATCCTGGCATCCTCGCCGGCATTGAGGAGCTGGAAAAGCAGGGCTTTCCCGTGCTGGTGAAGGATGCGTCGCTGGGCGGGGAATTTCCGGTGATGTGCGTCACCTTGATGAACCCCCGTACTGGCGGCGTATTTGCCTCGTTTGGGGCGCACCCGAGCTTGGAGGTGGCGCTGGAACGCAGCCTTACCGAGTTGCTGCAGGGGCGCAGTTTCGAAGGCCTGAACGATCTACCCCAGCCCACCTTCGAAAGTAACGCCGTGACGGAGCCGAATAACTTCGTCGAGCACTTTATTGATTCCAGCGGCGTGGTGTCGTGGCGCTTTTTCAGCAGCAAAGCCGACTATGATTTCGTCGAGTGGGATTTTTCTGGTCAGGGTGCAAACTCCAATGCCGAGGAAGCCGCAACGTTGTTCGGCATTCTCGAAGACATGGGTAAGGAAGTGTACATGGCGGTGCATGACCAGCTCGGCGCGACGGCCTGCCGCATCCTGGTGCCGGGATACTCAGAAGTCTATCCAGTGGAAGACCTGATCTGGGACAACACCAACAAAGCACTGTTGTTCCGCGCCGACATCTTGAACTTGCATCGCCTCGACGATGCCAGCCTGGGGGCGCTGCTTGAACGTCTGGAAGACAGCGAACTGGATGACTACACCGATATCATTACATTGATCGGCATCGAATTTGACGAGAATACGGCCTGGGGTCAACTAACGCTTTTGGAGTTGAAACTGCTGATTAATCTCGCCTTGAAGCAATTTGAAGCGGCGAAGGAACAGGTGGAAGCCTTCCTCCAATATAATGAAAACACGGCCGAGCGCGGGTTGTTATATCAGGCCTTGAATGTGGTGCTGGAGGTGCTGCTGGACGACGACCTTGAATTGGACGATTACGAGGTCAATTTCCGCCGGATGTTTGGCAACCCGCGGATGGACGCGGTGATAGGGGCGGTGGACGGTAGCGTGCGCTTCTTCGGCCTAACGCCGACAAGCACGAAGCTGGAAGGGCTCGACAGGCACCAGCGCCTAATCGATAGCTACAAAAAACTGCACATAGCGCGGGCCAATATGGCGGCTTGA
- a CDS encoding aldo/keto reductase has protein sequence MSGPSSPMIAGRGMTRAEFLRLAAGAAAGLLVGGGARAQTPDESSGAAMPTRSIPSTQEPLPVIGLGTYVGFDVPRESAEYRRLPEVLRTLFEARGSVIDTSPMYGRAEAVTGELLAAGGLRNRAFVATKVWTRGRAEGIRQMQESMRLLQVERLDLMQVHNLVDWRVHLSTLRAWQAAARVRYIGITHYTSGAYGELEAVMREAQFDFLQVNYSVDEREAERRILPLAAERGMAVLINRPFGGGGVLRRLRERPLPPWAAEIGATSWAQVLLKFVLSHPAVTCAIPGTGRPEHMVDNVRAAIGTLPDAAFWKRHIDSIDA, from the coding sequence ATGTCCGGTCCGTCGTCCCCGATGATTGCCGGTCGCGGAATGACGCGGGCGGAATTCCTGCGCCTTGCGGCGGGCGCGGCGGCGGGGCTTCTCGTCGGCGGCGGAGCGAGGGCGCAGACGCCCGACGAGTCTTCCGGCGCTGCGATGCCGACGCGCTCGATTCCTTCGACCCAGGAGCCGTTGCCGGTGATTGGCCTCGGCACCTACGTGGGTTTCGACGTGCCGCGCGAGTCGGCGGAGTATCGCCGGCTGCCGGAGGTGTTGCGGACCCTGTTCGAGGCCCGCGGGTCGGTGATCGATACCTCGCCGATGTACGGGCGGGCGGAGGCGGTGACGGGGGAGCTGCTTGCTGCGGGCGGGCTGCGCAACCGCGCCTTCGTCGCGACCAAGGTGTGGACGCGCGGGCGGGCCGAGGGGATTCGGCAGATGCAGGAGTCGATGCGGCTGCTGCAGGTGGAACGCCTGGATTTGATGCAGGTGCATAACCTGGTCGACTGGCGCGTGCACCTGTCGACGCTGCGCGCCTGGCAGGCCGCGGCGCGCGTGCGTTATATCGGCATCACGCATTACACGAGCGGTGCCTATGGCGAGCTGGAGGCGGTGATGCGCGAGGCACAGTTCGACTTCCTGCAGGTCAATTATTCGGTCGACGAACGGGAGGCGGAGCGGCGCATCCTGCCGCTGGCGGCCGAGCGCGGCATGGCGGTGCTGATCAACAGGCCCTTCGGCGGCGGCGGGGTGTTGCGCCGCCTGCGTGAGCGGCCGCTGCCGCCGTGGGCGGCGGAGATCGGGGCGACAAGCTGGGCGCAGGTGCTGTTGAAGTTCGTGTTGAGCCATCCGGCCGTGACCTGCGCGATTCCGGGGACCGGGCGGCCGGAGCACATGGTGGACAACGTGCGTGCGGCCATCGGCACGCTTCCCGATGCGGCGTTCTGGAAGCGCCATATCGATTCGATCGACGCCTGA
- a CDS encoding NADPH-dependent F420 reductase — protein sequence MTTRFRSDAVPDPRRRNLILAAAATVALAMLPRAAFGASDGFRIGIIGTGRIGGALAELWARAGHELLISSRHPDDLKPLAARLGANVRIGTPREAAEFGDVVLIAVPYGALPQVGRDYAGLMARKVVLETGNPRRERDGPMATPALERGTGVASAEYLPGVRLVRAFTSVPHTALRGEAHRDGERIGVPLAADDRDALAVAARLVEDAGFEPVPVGGLARARDFDVGSPVFGRALTARELRQVMGVAR from the coding sequence ATGACTACGCGTTTCCGTTCCGATGCGGTCCCCGATCCCCGGCGCCGCAACTTGATCCTTGCCGCCGCGGCGACGGTTGCGCTGGCCATGCTGCCGCGTGCTGCGTTTGGCGCGTCGGACGGTTTCCGCATCGGCATCATCGGCACCGGGCGGATCGGCGGCGCGCTGGCCGAGCTGTGGGCGAGGGCCGGTCACGAGTTGCTGATCTCGTCGCGCCATCCGGACGACCTGAAGCCCCTCGCCGCACGCCTGGGCGCGAACGTGCGGATCGGCACGCCGCGCGAGGCGGCGGAATTCGGCGACGTCGTGCTGATTGCGGTGCCCTACGGGGCGCTGCCTCAGGTGGGACGCGACTATGCGGGGCTGATGGCGAGGAAGGTGGTGCTGGAAACCGGCAATCCGCGACGCGAGCGCGACGGACCGATGGCGACGCCGGCATTGGAGCGGGGCACCGGGGTGGCGTCGGCCGAATACCTGCCCGGCGTGCGCCTGGTGCGGGCCTTCACGTCTGTGCCGCATACCGCGCTGCGCGGTGAGGCGCATCGTGACGGCGAGCGTATCGGCGTGCCGCTCGCGGCCGACGACCGCGACGCGCTGGCGGTTGCCGCGCGCCTGGTCGAGGACGCCGGCTTCGAGCCGGTGCCGGTCGGGGGGCTGGCGCGTGCCAGGGATTTCGATGTCGGTTCGCCGGTGTTCGGCCGGGCGCTGACGGCGCGCGAGCTGCGGCAGGTGATGGGCGTCGCGCGCTGA
- a CDS encoding NTP/NDP exchange transporter produces the protein MFGALVRRVVPVREGETLPLLLATACGFAILYSYYLLRPVRDEIGAADRGNLQILWTAVFVVMLLAVPLYSAAVARWPRAVFVPLANRFFAANLLAFYAALYLLPESARAWIDRVFYVWTSVFALFVVTVFWGFVADLFRHEQGKRLFGFIAVGSSLGGIAGSATTAVLAQHVPVFLLLLIAVLPLEAASWCTRALDRHAQRRPAVLAREPEARIGGSAWSGAPLVFRSPALLRIALWLLLMTFASTILYFVQAHMLGEAYSDRALRRVFLARVDAVVNGVTIVMQVCLTAHILHRIGVGLTLALLPVVALVGFVVLGIAPALAALVAVRVLYDSTRHALAKPAREVLFTLVGREERYKAKTFIDAVVYRGGDLASGWIYAGLAALGLSVGAIALAAVPLTGCWILVARQLGRWDELDRT, from the coding sequence ATGTTCGGGGCGCTCGTCCGTCGGGTGGTGCCGGTTCGCGAGGGCGAGACGCTGCCCTTGCTGCTCGCGACCGCCTGCGGCTTCGCGATTCTGTATTCCTACTACCTGTTGCGTCCGGTGCGCGACGAGATCGGCGCGGCGGACCGCGGCAATCTGCAGATCCTGTGGACCGCCGTGTTCGTCGTGATGCTGCTGGCGGTGCCGCTGTATTCGGCGGCGGTGGCGCGCTGGCCGCGGGCGGTGTTCGTGCCGCTGGCGAACCGCTTCTTCGCGGCCAACCTGCTCGCCTTCTATGCCGCGCTGTATCTGCTGCCCGAGTCGGCGCGGGCATGGATAGACCGCGTGTTCTACGTGTGGACGAGCGTGTTCGCGCTGTTCGTCGTCACGGTGTTCTGGGGCTTCGTCGCGGATCTCTTCCGTCACGAACAGGGCAAGCGCCTGTTCGGCTTCATCGCGGTCGGCTCCTCGCTCGGCGGCATCGCGGGGTCGGCGACGACCGCGGTGCTGGCGCAGCATGTGCCGGTGTTCCTGCTCCTGCTGATCGCCGTGCTGCCGCTGGAGGCGGCGTCGTGGTGCACGCGGGCGCTCGATCGCCATGCGCAACGCCGGCCGGCTGTGCTCGCACGCGAACCGGAGGCGCGCATCGGCGGCAGCGCGTGGAGCGGGGCGCCGCTCGTGTTCCGTTCCCCGGCCTTGCTGCGCATCGCACTGTGGCTGCTGCTGATGACCTTCGCCTCGACCATCCTGTACTTCGTCCAGGCGCACATGCTCGGCGAGGCCTATTCCGACCGGGCGCTGCGGCGGGTCTTCCTCGCCCGCGTGGATGCTGTCGTGAATGGGGTGACGATCGTGATGCAGGTCTGCCTCACCGCCCACATTCTGCATCGTATCGGGGTGGGGCTGACGCTGGCCCTGCTCCCGGTCGTGGCGCTCGTCGGTTTCGTGGTGCTCGGCATTGCGCCAGCACTCGCCGCGCTGGTGGCCGTGCGCGTGCTCTACGACAGCACCCGCCATGCGCTCGCAAAGCCTGCACGCGAGGTGCTGTTCACGCTGGTCGGTCGTGAGGAGCGATACAAGGCCAAGACCTTCATCGACGCCGTGGTGTATCGCGGCGGCGATCTTGCGAGCGGCTGGATCTACGCGGGGCTCGCGGCCTTGGGTCTGTCAGTGGGCGCGATCGCGCTGGCTGCAGTGCCGTTGACGGGCTGCTGGATCCTGGTCGCGCGTCAACTGGG